The sequence TTCCCACCCAGGCAGACTGGTCATACGGTCtgaacccccccccccccttgaTAGTCATGGTGCCTGCACAAACCCCCCCTTCCATCTACGGAACGAGAATTCTTATCTTATGGTAACCTTATTACGGTACTGTCGGCGTTATCAGAACTCACAGCCCTGGATATGTGCACATGGTTGGTTGCCTATCCAATGAATTACTTGATACAGTGGTAACAATGCACAACAGGCCACCACCATTCATCATTCATAGACTCAGTGTTACACGCCACTATGCATTGTACTACATACAGTACTATCTCATACACGCAAGTTGAATGCTATTCAAAGATTGAAAATAGACAGACTGCGTAGCAATACTCTTAAAACTTATTGTATATAGTTCTGTCTGTGTGAATATTCATTTTGGTCATGGGGTTGGCTGTGGTGCCGGCTGGCAGCTTTCCAAAACACGTGTGTATATTGTGAGTGTTTCATGATTTCCGTCAAATTCGACAAAGTAAGAGCAATGGTTGCTTTCCACCTCATTTTCAATTTGGTCTAGCGCACAAAGATTTGAGAACAATACGCGATGGGACCGTGTTTCTAGATTCGTTCACCGAGTGTGTGATGTTGATAGTGCCCGGAGGAATGTGCCCAGATAAAAGTGTGCTAATCTGTCGAATCATCGCTAAATCTCGCATCTTTACTCCCTACTTCTGATATTCTCTGGCGTGCTACTTTGTCAATTGCGAGAGTCAATAGCAATATGCCAGAGCTGACCCTCCATGTCCCTGACGGCAAATGGAGTCGGGGCCTTTACAAGAATGCCCGACTCCTCGGCTTTGCCAACGCCAcgaaaatattataagctCATTTCGCAAGGCCTCGGCCGTCGTTGCATTTTGCTGTTAGAGGCAGGACCTCCGCAGCCAGACTCATTGTTTGTGAAAACAGTCAATCTCGTCTACCGGCCTGCTTCGTCTTGTTTTTACTTTCCATCCCTTGTGATAAAACTTGGGATTCGCAGTGACTCTCTATTCAGCCAGCGGGTTTGCGTGTATAGTCACCTTTTCGATTCGAAAAGGCTCCTTCGGGCGGCTCTTCTTGTCCACCTCCACGGCCTCCATCTTGGCCAGCGTCACCAAGCCCTCGTCGCCAATCACCTTGCCAAACACGGTGTTCAAGCCATCTAGATGGGGCGCTTTATCGAACGTGATGAAGAATTGCGAGCCGTTGGTGCCGGGGCCTTTGTTGGCCATGGAGACGAAGCCCCGGCCGCCGTGTCTCAGCGCGGGCCGGATCTCGTCTTCGAAAGGGGCGCCCCATATCGACTGGCCGCCCTTTGGGTTTTCGGCCGTTGGGTTGGCGGGCGCTCCAGTCTGCACCATGAACTTTGGGATCAGGCGGTGGAAGGGCGACTGGTCGTAGTAGCCGGAGGCGCAAAGAGCCAGAAAGTTCTGGTGCGAGGCACGGGGTGTTAGCAGCTGGAAACCATGTGATTGCGGGGGAAATACTGTGAAGGGAGCTTTTACCTCTGATGTCTTGGGGACGCTCTCGCAAAAGACCTCGATCTTGATGTCGCCCAGCGACGTGTGAAGCGTGACGGACATTGTGGCTGGTGAGTTGTGGTTGATGGACGTGCAATATTTCGTGAGCATTGCTGCGCGGTGCTATTTGCTATCTCAAGTGGTAGCTAACTCGATTAGGTAATCGAGCTCTATACTCACAACTCTGTTTGGACTTCCAACGATTTCGAAAAGTACTGCTGTTTAGGGGAATATATTTTGTTATTACAAAATTACGACgtgattaattaaaaataaatactatggCTGCAGCATGTGTCTATAAAATGCAATAAAGTTCCATTTCGCTTAAACTCTCTTTAAACCCAACACCATATCCCATTCTCATCATGATTCCTCCCTTCTCTATACTCCACATCTAACTGTTCTATCTCTCATTCTATCTCATTCTCCTTCATTCATCTCTCAAAGTTTCAACTCTCTAAACATATAGATTGCTTCTCAAACAACAGGTGGTGCCCAATCAAGCACTCGTGGCTCCCCCATTGTACGCCACTCCCTCTGCTCCTGAGGTGTATCTGCATAcctgacgaggacgacgaaaTCCTTCCATTTCCGAGCCTCGATATGCCTCATAGCCGCTTTCACGTCACATAGAACGGCGGCCTTTCCTGGGTGCTTCATCTTTACTTCGAACGAGTTTCCCTTCTGCTCTACAGGCAACAGAACGgcctcttgctcttccgTTAACGGGGGAAATAACCCTCTTGCTTCTGCATCCAATCCGCTGGCAATAAACATGCTTAGCTTGGCCCATCCTTGATATTCGGGCGTGTCGAATTGCGGCTGAGACTTTCCACGCCTGGATGTAAATCCAAATGCACACTTCAGTCTATCTAGGAGCTTGCTCTCGTGCTTTACCCCAGGCTTCCCGTCTTGCTTTCCTTCAAGCCGCTGGAGGGCATCTTCTCGGTTGCGTCgtatct comes from Trichoderma asperellum chromosome 3, complete sequence and encodes:
- the CYP10 gene encoding Peptidyl-prolyl cis-trans isomerase cyp10; translation: MSVTLHTSLGDIKIEVFCESVPKTSENFLALCASGYYDQSPFHRLIPKFMVQTGAPANPTAENPKGGQSIWGAPFEDEIRPALRHGGRGFVSMANKGPGTNGSQFFITFDKAPHLDGLNTVFGKVIGDEGLVTLAKMEAVEVDKKSRPKEPFRIEKVTIHANPLAE